From the Terriglobia bacterium genome, the window TTGCGGAAGTCTTCACCGGGACGGCCAGGAGCCTGTTCTTCGCGGAGCTGACCATCGCGGCGGTGCTGGCGCTGGCCTTCGTGATGAATTATGCGGGCGCCACGGCTACGCTGGGGCTGGCGTTCGTGGCCACCGGGCGGCTCTTTCCGTTTTTCAGCGCGCTGCTCGGCTGGCTGGGCGTGTTTCTCACCGGTTCGGACACTTCCGCAAACGCGCTCTTCGGGAACCTGCAGGTGGTGACCGCGCATCAACTGGGGCTCGGGCCGGTGCTGATGGCCGCCTCGAATTCCAGCGGCGGGGTGATGGGCAAGATGATCAGCCTGCAGAGCATCGCGGTGGCCGCGGCCGCGACGCGCTTGCGGCATGAGGACGAAGCGCGCCTCTTCCGCTTCGTCCTGCGCCACAGCATCTTCCTGGCCGCGGTGATCGGCGCGATCGTGGCCGCCTACGCCCATTGGGGCGGCGCCTGGACGCGCTAGGCAGTAAGCAGGGGACAGTAAACAGCAGGCAGTAGGCGGTAAACAAGTGTGTGGCCGATGGCATACGCCTAGTGCGCCGGGACAGACTTGGGGCGCTAATGGTTTTAGTACGGAAGAGGAATTTTGATCCCCTCCTACCCCTACACCCCCCGTTGTGATGAAAAGAGTGCGGAAAGTATTGAAAAGAAAAGGTATAGGTGTGCGCCGTTGTTGCAAAGAGTGCGGAATAGCATGAAAAGAAAGGAGATAGATCTGCTTCGAGTTAGAAGCTTGAAGGGAAAGGGGGCGGAGAGGCTGTGGCGAGGATAGCAGAGCGAGATGTCGCGCGACGCCTGTAGGGGCAGGGCGGGAGCAGGGGGTGAGACTCACGACGCATGTTAACAGATGCATAACTTGGATGTCAATTGCATAATGAGTTAGAATTCGAATGGCCTGTGGAAAATGAGCGACCGAGGCGCGGGGGCGTACTTCGTCGAAGGAGGGACCTCCCGGAAAAAGATAGGGGAGGGATTCCCAAGCGCCGCCAAAATGAATACAATGTATGCAGATGTAGTCAGGAGGGTTCGATGGCGGGAGAGAAAATCCTTACGCTGCGGCTGGACGGGGGGTTGCGGGGCAAGCTGGACAAGCTCGCGGTGGCGATGCGGCGATCGCGGTCGTTTCTGGCGGCGGAAGCGATCCGCGACTATGTGGCCCTCAACAGCTGGCAGATTGAGGAGATTCACAAGGGGTTGGCGGAAGCGGAGCGCGGGGAGTTTGCAAGCGAGAGCGAAGTAAAGCGCGTAGCGAAGAAGTGGGCTCGGCGTGCGCGTTAGATGGCTGCGGACAGCACTGGCCAATCTGGAAGCGGAATACATTGCGGAAGATAATCCTGCCGCAGCGGGGCGTGTGGTGCAGAGGATTTTGCGCGCCGTGGATCTTCTCAAGGAGAATCCAGCGATGGGCCGGGCGGGGCGAGTTGCGGGGACGCGAGAGTTGGTGGTCGCCGATACGCCGTACATTATTCCGTACCGGGTTCGCGGGGACGCGGTGGAAATCCTGCGGGTCTTTCACGCGGCCCGGAAGTGGCCTGGGAAAGTTTGAAGAGGGAAGAGTCATGGCGTAATAGGTCGGGTGCCCCCTCGATTTTGCATGTGGGGATTTTGACTTTGACTTTCTCTCGATTGAATCGCAGTAGGAATTTGAATCAATTGCCAGGAACCTGAAACGCGAAAACGCCGGACTCCCGACAAGGTCGGGATAAATTCCGCCCGGCCCTTACATGGAGCTGCCGGATGCTCCTCTTGGACCATCCCAAGTACTTTTCCACCCCGAGCATCCCGTCATGACCAACGCAACCGCCAGTCATTCCGCAACGCCCCCATACCCCCGTCCTCCAGCGGATGTATACTTCAAAAAGAGGAGGGTCTATGGAAGAACTCAAGGTCCTCCAGAAGTCCCCCGCACTCCACGAAGCGCGCTGGTGGGAACCCGAGCCCGAAGGGCGCGTCCACTGCTACCTCTGCCCGCGGCACTGCCACATTCATCCCGGGCAGGCGGGCTTCTGCTTCATCCGCGTCAACGAAGGCGGCAAGCTCTACAGCCTGGGCTACGGCGCGCCCGCGGCGCTGCAAATCGATCCCATCGAAAAGAAGCCGTTGAATCATTTTCTGCCCGGGACGCGGATCTTCTCGATGGGCACGGCGGGCTGCAACATGGGCTGCTTCTTCTGCCAGAACTGGAGCATCTCGAAGTCGCGCAGCGACCAGTCGCGCGCGCAACTGCTGCCGCCGGAGGACGTGGTACTGCTGGCGCTGCGCCATGGCTGCCCCTCGATCGCCTTCACCTACAACGAGCCGACCATCTGGGGCGAGTACGTGGTGGACATCTGCGCTGCGGCGAAGGAGCACGGGGTGAACACGGTGATGGTTACCAACGGGTATGTAACCTACGAAGCCTTCCACGATATTTTCGATCACGTGGACGCCGCCAACGTGGACCTGAAAGCTTTCACCGAGAAGTTCTACGGCAAGGTCACGCTCACGCACCTCAAGCCGGTGCTGGAGACGCTGCAGTTTCTGAAGAACGAGACCAACCTCTGGTTCGAGATCACCAACCTGATCATTCCCACGCTCAACGACGATCCGGCGGAGACGCGCCAGCTGGCGGAGTGGGTGGTGGAGCATCTGGGGCCGGACGTGCCGCTGCATTTCACCGCCTTCCACCCTGCTTTCAAGCTGCAGGATAAGCCGCCGACGCCGCCGGAGACGCTGCACCGCGCGCGGAAGATCGCGCGCGAGGCGGGGGTGCACTACGTTTACGAAGGAAACATCTACAGCGAGGGCGCGCACACCTACTGCCCGAAATGCGCGGCGCTGCTGATCCGGCGCTCCTGGCACGACGTCCTGGAAAACAATCTGCGCGACGGCGCGTGCGGGAAGTGCGGGTTGGCCATCGCCGGCCGCTGGGAAAATCCGCACGGGAAGACGGAAAGAAAAGGCCGGCCCAGAGACGCAGAGATCGCGGAGAAGTACGGCCACTTGAACCTGTAAGGGCGGAATCCGTAGTTCGCCGGCAGGTATGCTTCCAGTGCACGGCAGGGGGGCGCGGGATGGCCGACCGGCATCGCGTGGTGATTCTGGGAGGCGGGTTCGGCGGGCTCCATGCGGCGCAGGCGCTGAAGCGCGCGCCGGTGGACGTGACCCTGCTGGACCGCCGCAATTTTCATCTTTTCCAGCCGCTGCTCTATCAGGTGGCCACCGGCTCGCTCTCGCCGGGGGAGATCGCCGCGCCGTTGCGCAGCGTCTTGAGCCGGCAGAAGAACGCGCGCGTGCTGCTGGGCGAGGCGCAGGATGTGGATCCGCAGGCGCGCCGCGTCCTGCTGCGCGACGGAGCGGCCCTCGAATACGACACGCTGATTGTCGCGACCGGCTCGGAAGCCTCTTTCTATGGCAACGAGGCCTGGAGCGAATGGGCGCCCAGCCTCAAGACGGTCGAAGACGCCACGGCGATCCGGCACAAGATCCTGTACGCCTTCGAGCGGGCCGAACGCGCCGCGAGCGAGGAAGAGGTTCGCGCGTGTCTTACGTTCGTGATTGTCGGAGCCGGGGCGACGGGTCTGGAGCTGGCCGGGGCGCTGGCGGAAATTGCCCGGCAGACGCTTAAGAATGATTTCCGGCGCATCCGCCCGCAGGAAGCGCAGATTATTCTGCTGGAAGGCGGGCCGCGCGTGCTGGCCGCTTTCCCTGAAGATCTTGCCGCGAAGGCGGAGAGTCTGCTCACGCGGTTGGGCGTGCGGGTACTGAAGAACGTGCAGGTCACGGCGATCGAGCGTGATGGCGTGGTTTACCGGAGCGGGCAGGAAACGGGGCGCATCCAGGCGAGGACCGTCCTGTGGGCCGGGGGAATTCAGGCGACGGAGTTCGGCAAGAGGCTCGCCGCGCGCACCGGCGCGGAAACCGACCGCAGCGGCCGCATGAAAGTGCTTCCCGACTTGTCGCTGCGCAATTTTCCCCAGATCTTCGTCATCGGTGATCTAGCTCTGGTGCACCGCGAGGACGGCCAGGCGCTGCCCGGCGTGGCGCCGGTGGCCATGCAGGAGGGCAGTTACGTCGCGCGCGCCATTCAGAGGCGGCTGGCCGCCGCCCCGCCTCTGCCCGCCTTCCGCTATGCCGACAAGGGACATCTGGCGGTCATCGGGCGGGCCGCGGCGGTGGCGAATATTTTGGGGATTCATCTCTCCGGATGGCCGGCCTGGCTGGTCTGGCTCTTTATCCATCTGATGTACATCGTCGAATTCCAGAATCGCGTGCTGGTCTTTATTCAGTGGGGCTTCGAATATTTGACGTTCAACCGCGGGGCGCGCCTGATCACCGGCGGCACTGCCGCCGATAGCGTGGAGCAGGAGACCGCCGCGGCGGGCAGCGGCGACTGCGTTGAAA encodes:
- a CDS encoding CopG family transcriptional regulator — its product is MAGEKILTLRLDGGLRGKLDKLAVAMRRSRSFLAAEAIRDYVALNSWQIEEIHKGLAEAERGEFASESEVKRVAKKWARRAR
- the amrS gene encoding AmmeMemoRadiSam system radical SAM enzyme gives rise to the protein MEELKVLQKSPALHEARWWEPEPEGRVHCYLCPRHCHIHPGQAGFCFIRVNEGGKLYSLGYGAPAALQIDPIEKKPLNHFLPGTRIFSMGTAGCNMGCFFCQNWSISKSRSDQSRAQLLPPEDVVLLALRHGCPSIAFTYNEPTIWGEYVVDICAAAKEHGVNTVMVTNGYVTYEAFHDIFDHVDAANVDLKAFTEKFYGKVTLTHLKPVLETLQFLKNETNLWFEITNLIIPTLNDDPAETRQLAEWVVEHLGPDVPLHFTAFHPAFKLQDKPPTPPETLHRARKIAREAGVHYVYEGNIYSEGAHTYCPKCAALLIRRSWHDVLENNLRDGACGKCGLAIAGRWENPHGKTERKGRPRDAEIAEKYGHLNL
- a CDS encoding type II toxin-antitoxin system RelE/ParE family toxin — translated: MRVRWLRTALANLEAEYIAEDNPAAAGRVVQRILRAVDLLKENPAMGRAGRVAGTRELVVADTPYIIPYRVRGDAVEILRVFHAARKWPGKV
- a CDS encoding NAD(P)/FAD-dependent oxidoreductase, producing MADRHRVVILGGGFGGLHAAQALKRAPVDVTLLDRRNFHLFQPLLYQVATGSLSPGEIAAPLRSVLSRQKNARVLLGEAQDVDPQARRVLLRDGAALEYDTLIVATGSEASFYGNEAWSEWAPSLKTVEDATAIRHKILYAFERAERAASEEEVRACLTFVIVGAGATGLELAGALAEIARQTLKNDFRRIRPQEAQIILLEGGPRVLAAFPEDLAAKAESLLTRLGVRVLKNVQVTAIERDGVVYRSGQETGRIQARTVLWAGGIQATEFGKRLAARTGAETDRSGRMKVLPDLSLRNFPQIFVIGDLALVHREDGQALPGVAPVAMQEGSYVARAIQRRLAAAPPLPAFRYADKGHLAVIGRAAAVANILGIHLSGWPAWLVWLFIHLMYIVEFQNRVLVFIQWGFEYLTFNRGARLITGGTAADSVEQETAAAGSGDCVERKQTDG